AGAAAAGGAGAGGACCTTCTGGCTGTTCAGGTATTTAGATGGCATGATGGCAGTTACCTGGAAGATCAGGATTTTTGGCGTTTAAGTGGGATTGAACGTGACGTGCACTTACAGGCATTGCCTAAAACCACGTTATGGGATTATTTCGTAAAAAGTGGTCTTGCCAATAATTATAAGGATGGAAACCTTGTTGTAGATGTTGAACTTCAAAAATTTGATAAGGGAGGGATAGTAAAGCCCCAGGTAAAATTCACTTTATTGGATGCCGGGGGAAGAGAAATTTATTCTGAGACAAAACAGGTTTCAAAGAACCAAAAGGTAGTTGAGTTTAAAAAAATAATTCCTTCCGTAGAGAAATGGAGCGCAGAGTACCCTCACCTGTATACTTATACTATCGCACTTTTAGATAAAAAGGGGGAAGAAGTGGTTGCGCTAGCTGGAAGAACGGGGTTTAGGGAAATCGAGATAAAAAATGCCCAATTGATGATCAATGGAGAGCCGCTAACCCTAAAAGGTGTGAACCTGCATGAACACCATCCTGTAAAAGGACATGTTCCCGATCATGAAATAAATGAAAAGGATATCGAGCTGATGCAGAAAAACAATATCAATGCAATAAGAATGAGCCATTATCCTCATGACACTGGCATTTATGACCTTGCAGATGAATATGGAATGTACGTGGTAGACGAAGCAAATATAGAAACCCACGGTATGGGAGCCGAACACCAGGGAGGCTTTGACAAAACAGTTCATCCCGCCTTTCTGGAAGAGTGGACGCCTGCACACTTAGACCGCATGAAGCGAATGGTAGAGTTTAACAAAAATCACCCTTCAGTAATTATATGGTCATTAGGCAATGAAAGCGGGAACGGCCCGGTTTTCTTTGATGGGTATGACTGGATCAAAGAAAGAGACACCACAAGGCCGGTACAATTTGAACAGGCGGGGCAGGAGCGCAATTCAGATATTGTGGCACCAATGTACCCGGGTCTGGATTATATGAGAAGCTATGCTGCAGATGAAAGTAAAACCAGACCTTTTATCATGTGCGAGTATTCTCATGCCATGGGTAATAGCAGCGGAAACTTCCAGGAATACTGGGACATTATTGAGAACAGCGATCACATGCAGGGCGGATTTATCTGGGACTGGGTAGACCAGGGACTGCAGGCTGAAACCGAAGATGGCCGAAAATTTTGGGCCTATGGAGGTGATCTTGGCGGCGGACACCTTTACCATGATGGGAATTTTAATGCTAACGGACTGGTAAGTGCAGACCGTACACCGCATCCCGCCCTTCACGAGGTGAAAAAGGTGCATCAAAACATCAAATTTGAGAAGCAGGAAAATGCAATTCGGGTAAAGAATGATTTTAATTTCACTAACCTTAATGAGTTTGATTTTCAATGGGAGCTTTTAGGGGACGGGGAAGTGGTGAAAACCGGTATGTTTAATATAGAAGTAGCTCCCAATGATTCCAGGGAGGTGAAAATCGAACTGCCAGAGCTTGAGGAGAAAGAATATTTCTTAAACGTTTATGCTTATTCAAAAAATGCAAGGGCGTTGGTTCCTGCGGGGCATGAAGTTGCACGTGAACAATTCCGGTTGAGTAAAAATGACTTTTTTGAATCGGAAGATATTATTTCAGGCCAACTACAAATCAACAGAGATGGTAATAAACTGGCATTTTCAACAGCTATGGTTGAAGGGGTGTTTAATACAGGAACCGGGAATTTTGAAACTTATAAACTGAAAGCTTTGAATAAAGAACCAGTTTCTCAATTTCCCGAACCATTTTTCTGGAGGGCACCTACAGATAATGACTATGGGAACAGGATGCCCGAAAGACTTAAAGTATGGAAAGAAGCAACTTATAATCCGGAAGTTACTAAGGTCGAAGTGGGTAAAAAGACAAAAGCAGGTCAGCCAATAACTGTTACCTATCACCTGGCAGGGGTGGATGTTCCATTTTTAGTGAGTTACTTTATTAAAAATAACGGAAATATCCAGGTTACCGCAACTCTTAATTCTGAAAAAGAGCTTCCGGAAATTCCAAGGTTTGGAATGCGCATGATCCTGGAGGGAAATTATGAGCATCTGGAATATTATGGCCGTGGTCCCTGGGAAAATTATTCCGATAGAAATACATCGGCTTTTTTAGGTATTTATAAGGATAAGGTGGCAAACCAATTCACATGGGAATACATAAGGCCGCAGGAAGCCGGGTACAAGACCGATGTTCGCTGGGTTTCCCTTAAGGATAATTCCGGCAGCGGAATTAGAATAATCGGAAGCCAGCCTCTGGGGTTTAGTGCGCTTAATATCTCCACAGAAGATCTCGATTCAGGGGAAAGAAAAACAGGAAGACATCCTGTAGATCTTGAGGTGCAGGATAAAGTGTTCCTTCATATAGATTACAAACAACGCGGTCTGGGCGGGGATAACAGCTGGGGAGCCTATCCTCATGAACCTTACCGGCTTGAAAATGACAATTACAAATACTCTTTTATAATTTCTCTGATCGAATAGTTTCTTTCTGAAAATTTTTTCAGCTGATGGGAGA
This Salinimicrobium tongyeongense DNA region includes the following protein-coding sequences:
- a CDS encoding glycoside hydrolase family 2 TIM barrel-domain containing protein — its product is MPETWTDKEVILHFGSISGYARIFVNGNQVGMTKAAKTPAEFDITSALRKGEDLLAVQVFRWHDGSYLEDQDFWRLSGIERDVHLQALPKTTLWDYFVKSGLANNYKDGNLVVDVELQKFDKGGIVKPQVKFTLLDAGGREIYSETKQVSKNQKVVEFKKIIPSVEKWSAEYPHLYTYTIALLDKKGEEVVALAGRTGFREIEIKNAQLMINGEPLTLKGVNLHEHHPVKGHVPDHEINEKDIELMQKNNINAIRMSHYPHDTGIYDLADEYGMYVVDEANIETHGMGAEHQGGFDKTVHPAFLEEWTPAHLDRMKRMVEFNKNHPSVIIWSLGNESGNGPVFFDGYDWIKERDTTRPVQFEQAGQERNSDIVAPMYPGLDYMRSYAADESKTRPFIMCEYSHAMGNSSGNFQEYWDIIENSDHMQGGFIWDWVDQGLQAETEDGRKFWAYGGDLGGGHLYHDGNFNANGLVSADRTPHPALHEVKKVHQNIKFEKQENAIRVKNDFNFTNLNEFDFQWELLGDGEVVKTGMFNIEVAPNDSREVKIELPELEEKEYFLNVYAYSKNARALVPAGHEVAREQFRLSKNDFFESEDIISGQLQINRDGNKLAFSTAMVEGVFNTGTGNFETYKLKALNKEPVSQFPEPFFWRAPTDNDYGNRMPERLKVWKEATYNPEVTKVEVGKKTKAGQPITVTYHLAGVDVPFLVSYFIKNNGNIQVTATLNSEKELPEIPRFGMRMILEGNYEHLEYYGRGPWENYSDRNTSAFLGIYKDKVANQFTWEYIRPQEAGYKTDVRWVSLKDNSGSGIRIIGSQPLGFSALNISTEDLDSGERKTGRHPVDLEVQDKVFLHIDYKQRGLGGDNSWGAYPHEPYRLENDNYKYSFIISLIE